In Methanosphaera sp. ISO3-F5, a genomic segment contains:
- a CDS encoding carbohydrate kinase family protein gives MKNVDLLVLGHTAFDYIMEVKEFSKINTSAIVDKMEKLHGGAAGNVAVVASKMGLDVGLISCIGKDFKDSEYEQEMIEEGIDISDMIVSEDANTPTAFVLTNPEDEQMFYFYWGAAKEYETSPVPKAAIDQARAVHLATGDPEYNIKAGKYAYESNKLVSFDPGQDLHLYTTKNLEEMIKNCNILFGNEHEIDHICDLLEKSVEDLLEEDINMVIQTLGDKGSIIYAKNEDPINIEVVPTKAVDPTGAGDSYRAAFLSLYLRDNDLKTCGRFASTVSSYIVETQGTQTNIPTADQAFDKMNDIWSETDY, from the coding sequence ATGAAAAACGTGGATTTACTAGTTTTAGGACACACAGCTTTTGATTATATTATGGAAGTTAAAGAATTTTCAAAAATAAACACATCCGCTATTGTAGATAAAATGGAAAAATTACATGGTGGTGCTGCAGGTAATGTTGCAGTTGTCGCGAGCAAAATGGGGTTAGATGTTGGTTTAATATCATGCATAGGTAAAGACTTTAAGGATAGTGAGTACGAACAAGAAATGATAGAAGAAGGTATTGATATTTCTGATATGATAGTTTCAGAAGATGCAAATACGCCTACAGCTTTTGTATTAACAAACCCTGAAGATGAACAGATGTTTTATTTTTATTGGGGTGCTGCAAAGGAATATGAAACAAGCCCTGTTCCTAAAGCTGCCATTGACCAAGCACGTGCTGTTCATTTAGCAACAGGAGATCCAGAATACAATATTAAAGCGGGAAAATATGCTTATGAATCAAATAAATTAGTATCATTTGATCCAGGACAAGATTTACACTTGTATACAACTAAAAATCTTGAAGAAATGATAAAAAACTGTAACATACTCTTTGGAAATGAGCATGAAATAGATCATATATGTGATTTACTAGAAAAATCTGTTGAAGATTTACTTGAAGAAGATATTAATATGGTAATTCAAACCCTTGGAGATAAAGGTAGTATTATTTATGCTAAAAATGAAGACCCAATAAATATTGAAGTTGTTCCAACAAAAGCAGTTGATCCAACAGGTGCGGGTGATTCTTACAGGGCAGCTTTCTTAAGTTTATACCTAAGAGATAATGATTTGAAAACTTGTGGAAGATTTGCAAGTACCGTTTCATCATACATCGTGGAAACACAAGGTACTCAGACAAACATTCCTACTGCTGACCAAGCTTTTGATAAAATGAATGACATATGGTCAGAAACAGATTATTAA
- a CDS encoding heavy metal-binding domain-containing protein produces the protein MFEHKIFTYDNLLLGLSIFSGLLVGSIITGICIYYHLVIFGVNIDVFIAPVVAGFVETFVSMYLRKKSSGAISAIILFFLTNGIGWLFPSQPLTFNIFTVGGFLLMLQAAFPLLINYLIIGIFLAFTYLLGLGGSFIGSKFKNQNDSQLTFSDIEDTAQLKLPILNSKPNVPIAKYHGLICVEDVIEFEEKNRKEQIKYIGSNVENKNILKLNDYAMSRKYILHLLEEQALKLNANAIIEVEFEYTNYNQQIPPDIIIAAYGTAVTIDEQYLD, from the coding sequence ATGTTTGAACATAAAATATTTACTTATGATAATTTATTATTGGGATTATCCATTTTTTCAGGGTTACTGGTTGGAAGTATAATAACCGGTATTTGCATATATTACCATTTAGTAATTTTTGGAGTAAATATTGATGTTTTTATTGCCCCTGTTGTTGCAGGTTTTGTTGAAACATTTGTTTCAATGTACCTTAGAAAAAAATCTTCCGGAGCAATAAGTGCTATAATTTTGTTCTTCTTAACAAATGGTATAGGCTGGCTTTTCCCATCACAACCTTTAACATTTAATATATTTACTGTTGGAGGTTTTTTATTGATGTTACAGGCAGCATTTCCTTTGTTAATAAATTATTTAATAATTGGGATATTTTTAGCATTCACTTATTTATTGGGCCTTGGTGGTAGTTTTATTGGTTCAAAGTTTAAAAATCAAAATGATTCTCAGTTAACCTTTAGCGATATTGAAGATACTGCACAATTAAAATTGCCTATATTAAATTCGAAACCTAATGTTCCTATAGCAAAGTATCATGGTTTGATTTGTGTAGAGGATGTAATAGAATTTGAAGAAAAGAATAGAAAAGAACAGATTAAATATATAGGATCTAATGTTGAAAATAAAAATATATTGAAGCTTAACGATTATGCAATGTCACGTAAATATATATTACATCTTCTTGAAGAACAGGCACTTAAATTAAATGCTAATGCAATAATTGAAGTTGAATTTGAATACACAAATTATAATCAGCAAATACCTCCAGACATAATAATAGCTGCATATGGTACCGCAGTAACTATTGATGAACAATACCTTGATTAA
- the nrdD gene encoding anaerobic ribonucleoside-triphosphate reductase, protein MKDPETIQDTYNLNEIHVIKNDGIKEKFSYEKLIKSCIMINIPLGLAEKIAYKVSKEAHDNITTKEIKNLIYKLLKKENTKLADKYYNNNTLRVRTGRDTIEAFDKTKIANTLIQETQTTPKLANKIANEVYKELKKLQLDYLTAPIIREMVNTKLTENGLESLRRKYTRLGMPVYNITSLIENGNKDNANMMHNPETIHKYVADESLKQYTLLNILPHHLADAHMNGTVHIHDLEFFAGRPINCLQHDLRQFIRYGLKVDGTGDHTSVAGSPNHIETLMNHSGEIMLAAQQNMSGGQAMSLWNVFVAPFAAGLPYDKIKQSVEMLIFNLNMAYAARGGQVPFTSVGLEFTVPDFLKNEPAYGPGGKVVGVYGDYEKEVRLLQRAFTEALIKGDSEGKPHLFPNTIYYLRKECLTPEFQEDIDRVHYLSAKFGTAYFINMLPKYMGNHANYMGCRTRLSDNWTGDWEKDCLRTGNLAYVTMNLPRIGYNARDENEIFDYLDDYMKIVEEVLLIRRERALKCLNDYKLLPFLTQKMGEDPYYQVDNSTLSFGFVGLNEMLLAQTGAGLEDPESNKLGHKIIQHINDRADQLKSETGLRWGVIQTPAESTAYRFATMDREKYPDQVICNGDSNASYYTNSSHVPVDTPMSLPEKIKIESEYHPLTQGGHIFHAFMGESYSDPDSLMSLTNKIARKTDIGFWAYSSALSFCINCKTLMKGLQSTCTHCGETKNVEWYDRITGYVQQVGHSESASGGWNAGKKQELIDRKRWEQ, encoded by the coding sequence ATGAAAGATCCTGAAACAATACAAGACACATACAACTTAAACGAAATCCACGTAATAAAAAACGATGGAATAAAAGAAAAATTCAGCTACGAAAAACTAATAAAATCATGCATAATGATAAACATACCACTAGGCCTAGCAGAAAAAATAGCCTATAAAGTATCCAAAGAAGCACATGACAACATAACAACAAAAGAAATAAAAAATCTCATATATAAACTACTAAAAAAAGAAAATACCAAACTAGCAGACAAATACTACAATAATAACACACTCCGAGTAAGAACAGGAAGAGACACAATAGAAGCATTCGACAAAACCAAAATAGCAAATACATTAATACAAGAAACACAAACAACACCAAAACTCGCAAACAAAATAGCAAACGAAGTATACAAAGAACTCAAAAAACTTCAACTAGACTACCTAACAGCACCAATCATAAGAGAAATGGTAAACACCAAACTAACAGAAAACGGACTAGAATCCCTAAGAAGAAAATACACAAGACTAGGAATGCCAGTATACAACATAACAAGCCTAATAGAAAACGGAAACAAAGATAATGCAAACATGATGCACAACCCAGAAACAATACACAAATACGTAGCAGACGAATCCCTAAAACAATACACACTCCTAAACATACTACCACACCACCTAGCCGATGCACACATGAACGGAACAGTACACATACACGACCTAGAATTCTTCGCAGGAAGACCAATAAACTGTTTACAACACGACTTAAGACAATTCATAAGATACGGACTAAAAGTAGATGGAACAGGAGACCATACAAGCGTAGCAGGATCACCAAATCACATAGAAACACTCATGAACCACTCAGGAGAAATAATGCTAGCAGCACAACAAAACATGAGTGGTGGACAAGCAATGAGTCTATGGAATGTATTTGTAGCACCATTTGCAGCAGGACTCCCATATGATAAAATCAAACAATCCGTCGAAATGCTAATATTCAACCTCAACATGGCATACGCAGCACGTGGAGGACAAGTACCATTCACAAGCGTAGGATTAGAATTCACAGTCCCAGACTTCCTGAAAAACGAACCAGCATATGGACCAGGAGGAAAAGTAGTAGGAGTATACGGAGACTATGAAAAAGAAGTAAGACTTTTACAAAGAGCATTCACAGAAGCACTAATCAAAGGAGACTCAGAAGGAAAACCACACCTCTTCCCAAACACAATATACTACCTAAGAAAAGAATGCTTAACACCAGAATTCCAAGAAGACATTGACAGAGTACACTACTTATCCGCTAAGTTCGGAACCGCATATTTCATCAACATGTTACCAAAATACATGGGAAACCATGCAAACTATATGGGATGCAGAACCAGATTATCCGACAACTGGACAGGAGACTGGGAAAAAGACTGTCTTAGAACAGGAAACCTAGCATATGTAACCATGAACCTACCACGTATCGGATACAATGCAAGAGACGAAAACGAAATCTTCGACTACCTAGATGACTACATGAAAATCGTAGAAGAAGTACTTTTAATAAGAAGAGAAAGAGCACTAAAATGCTTAAATGATTACAAATTACTACCATTCCTAACACAAAAAATGGGCGAAGACCCATACTACCAAGTAGACAACAGTACATTATCATTCGGATTTGTAGGTTTAAATGAAATGTTACTAGCACAAACAGGTGCAGGTCTAGAAGATCCGGAATCAAACAAATTAGGACATAAAATAATACAACACATAAATGATAGGGCAGACCAACTTAAAAGTGAAACCGGCCTAAGATGGGGAGTAATCCAGACACCTGCAGAAAGTACCGCATACAGATTTGCAACCATGGACAGAGAAAAATATCCAGACCAAGTAATATGTAACGGAGACAGCAATGCATCTTACTACACAAACAGTAGCCACGTTCCAGTAGATACACCTATGAGCCTACCTGAAAAAATAAAAATTGAATCAGAATACCATCCATTAACACAAGGAGGACATATCTTCCACGCATTTATGGGAGAAAGTTACAGTGACCCAGATAGTTTAATGAGCTTAACAAACAAAATTGCAAGAAAAACAGATATCGGATTCTGGGCATACAGTAGTGCACTTAGTTTCTGTATAAACTGTAAAACATTAATGAAAGGATTACAGTCAACATGTACACATTGTGGAGAAACAAAAAATGTTGAATGGTATGACCGTATAACAGGATATGTACAGCAAGTAGGACATTCAGAAAGTGCATCCGGTGGATGGAATGCTGGTAAAAAACAAGAATTAATTGACAGAAAACGATGGGAACAATAA
- the polC gene encoding DNA polymerase II large subunit has protein sequence MDYFKMLEDKTEELYDIAREARKQGKDLELVPEIPLAKDLAERVEGLVGPEGVAKRIKKLEETMSREEVAFQIAKEIATKDDVLGEKNNYEIQEENADSAIRTALAILTEGVVAAPLEGIAKVKIKDNPDGTKCFGVYFAGPIRSAGGTAAALAVLIGDYIRIAQGHDRYKPTDDEIERYVEEVELYESEVTNLQYSPTPEEVRKAVRSIPVEVTGEQTDAIEVQNRDLPRVETNHIRGGALLAIAEGVIQKSRKIVKYANTLGIDGWSWLEYFTAPKADKKEEKKEEEIKEKNVKKPKKKAKYMEDIIGGRPVMSYPGAKGGFRLRYGRTRDSGLASMAIHPATMEIVEFLAIGTQMKIEKPGKGNCVVPCDSVEGPIVKLKNGDVVQVNNVSQAIKIRRDVSEILFLGDMLVAFGEYLRGNIPLDVSAWCEEWWAQEVEVSDYFKETHDDFGIGFKEELELNDLLKLDISAEKAFEIAEKTKTPLHPKYTFYYHDVSKEELNSLHDYIYEYIESPDKVFNVDINRIPIDYHKRILEVLGVPHHVNNNSLIISNDNLYALMKTLNKHLTPDEDTKSIEAINQINEISIKAKAPTYIGGRVGRPEKTKERLMRPAPHSLFPIGNYAGNIRNIVEAAKKGTIKVTLAKCKCTNPTCKVTSFKSICPVCGSRTELESSAAKNIKLGKLLNDAFDSVKVRRLDTVKGVKGLISEDKYPEPLEKGILRALHDVYTYRDGTIRHDSTDLPLTHFIPREISVSVDKILEMGYTEDIYGKPITDENQIVEIKIQDIVVSESCGDYLLKVSQFIDDLLIKYYDMEPFYNAETRTDLIGELVAGLAPHTSAGVLGRIVGYTKASGCYAHPYFHSAKRRNCDSDEDAVMLLLDALLNFGKTYLPSTRGGSMDAPLVLSIRIDPEEIDDESHNIDCMKRIPLEIYHKTEEGGVKPSDVNNLVDNVEGRLGTDAQYSGIMYSHPTSSIHSGPKVCLYKTLQTMTEKVESQIGLAEILRSVDQKGVVEGVINSHFLPDMAGNIRAFSRQKVRCTKCGAKYRRIPLSGQCTCGNDLILSISKGSVLKYLDISKDLAHRYPISPYVVERIDILETAINSLFESDKSKQSSLDIFF, from the coding sequence ATGGATTACTTTAAAATGCTTGAAGATAAAACAGAAGAACTTTATGATATTGCACGAGAAGCTAGAAAACAAGGAAAAGACTTGGAATTAGTACCTGAAATACCATTAGCAAAGGACCTTGCCGAACGTGTTGAAGGGCTTGTAGGTCCGGAAGGAGTTGCAAAAAGAATAAAAAAATTAGAAGAAACTATGTCTAGGGAAGAAGTAGCATTCCAAATAGCTAAAGAAATTGCAACAAAAGATGATGTTCTTGGTGAAAAAAATAATTATGAAATTCAAGAGGAAAATGCAGATAGTGCAATACGTACTGCTCTTGCAATACTTACGGAAGGAGTTGTAGCAGCACCTTTAGAGGGTATTGCTAAAGTAAAAATTAAAGATAATCCTGATGGAACAAAATGTTTTGGTGTTTACTTCGCTGGACCTATTCGTAGTGCTGGAGGTACAGCTGCTGCATTAGCTGTATTAATAGGGGATTACATACGTATTGCTCAAGGACATGATAGGTACAAACCTACTGATGATGAAATTGAAAGGTATGTGGAAGAAGTCGAATTATATGAATCTGAAGTTACAAACCTCCAATATTCTCCTACTCCCGAAGAAGTAAGAAAAGCTGTTCGTAGCATTCCTGTTGAAGTTACTGGTGAACAAACAGATGCTATTGAAGTGCAAAATAGGGATTTGCCCCGCGTAGAAACCAACCATATTCGTGGAGGAGCTTTACTCGCTATAGCTGAAGGAGTTATCCAAAAATCTAGAAAAATTGTTAAATATGCAAATACTTTAGGTATTGATGGTTGGAGTTGGCTTGAATATTTCACAGCCCCTAAAGCTGATAAAAAGGAAGAAAAAAAAGAAGAAGAAATTAAAGAAAAAAATGTTAAAAAACCTAAGAAAAAAGCAAAATATATGGAAGATATTATTGGAGGAAGACCTGTAATGTCTTATCCTGGTGCTAAAGGTGGTTTTAGATTAAGATATGGTAGGACACGTGATAGTGGTTTAGCTTCAATGGCAATACATCCTGCTACGATGGAAATTGTAGAATTTCTAGCTATTGGTACACAGATGAAAATTGAAAAACCTGGAAAAGGAAATTGTGTTGTGCCGTGTGATTCAGTTGAGGGTCCTATTGTTAAATTAAAAAATGGTGATGTTGTACAAGTTAATAATGTTTCACAGGCTATCAAGATTAGAAGGGATGTTTCTGAGATTTTATTCCTTGGAGATATGTTAGTTGCTTTTGGTGAGTATCTCAGGGGAAACATTCCTCTTGATGTTTCAGCATGGTGTGAAGAATGGTGGGCACAGGAAGTTGAAGTTTCTGATTATTTTAAAGAAACTCATGACGATTTTGGTATAGGATTTAAGGAAGAACTTGAATTAAATGATTTGCTTAAATTAGATATTTCTGCAGAAAAAGCATTTGAAATTGCCGAAAAAACAAAAACTCCTCTTCATCCAAAGTATACCTTTTATTATCATGATGTGTCCAAAGAAGAATTGAATTCACTTCATGATTATATTTATGAATATATTGAAAGTCCGGATAAAGTGTTCAATGTAGATATTAATCGTATTCCTATTGATTATCATAAAAGAATACTGGAAGTACTTGGTGTTCCACACCATGTTAATAATAATTCATTAATTATATCTAATGATAATCTTTATGCTTTAATGAAAACTTTAAATAAACATTTGACTCCAGATGAAGATACAAAAAGTATAGAAGCAATAAACCAAATTAATGAGATTAGTATTAAAGCAAAAGCACCTACTTATATAGGTGGTCGTGTTGGTCGTCCTGAAAAAACTAAGGAGAGACTTATGAGACCTGCTCCACATTCATTATTCCCTATAGGAAATTATGCTGGAAATATCCGTAATATCGTGGAAGCTGCAAAGAAAGGTACGATTAAAGTTACGCTTGCTAAATGTAAATGTACTAATCCTACTTGTAAAGTTACTTCATTCAAGTCAATATGTCCTGTTTGTGGTTCTCGTACGGAGTTAGAATCATCAGCTGCTAAGAATATTAAATTAGGAAAATTGTTAAATGATGCTTTTGATAGTGTGAAAGTTCGGCGTTTAGACACTGTTAAAGGTGTTAAAGGATTGATTTCTGAAGATAAATATCCAGAACCATTAGAAAAGGGTATTCTTAGAGCATTACATGATGTTTATACTTATCGTGATGGTACTATCAGACATGATTCTACTGATCTTCCGTTAACACATTTTATTCCTAGGGAAATTAGTGTTAGTGTGGATAAAATATTGGAGATGGGTTATACTGAGGATATTTATGGTAAGCCTATTACAGATGAGAATCAAATTGTTGAAATTAAAATTCAGGATATTGTTGTTAGTGAAAGTTGTGGGGATTATTTGTTAAAGGTTTCACAGTTTATTGATGATTTGCTTATCAAATATTATGATATGGAACCATTTTATAATGCTGAGACACGTACTGATTTGATTGGTGAATTAGTTGCAGGTCTTGCTCCTCACACTTCAGCTGGTGTTTTAGGTCGTATTGTTGGTTATACTAAAGCTTCAGGTTGTTATGCTCATCCTTATTTCCATTCAGCTAAAAGACGTAATTGTGATAGTGATGAAGATGCGGTTATGTTGTTGTTAGATGCTTTGTTGAATTTTGGTAAAACATACCTTCCTAGTACTCGTGGGGGTAGTATGGATGCTCCTTTGGTTTTAAGTATTCGTATTGATCCTGAGGAAATAGATGATGAATCACATAATATTGATTGTATGAAACGTATTCCTTTGGAAATTTATCATAAAACAGAGGAGGGAGGTGTTAAACCTTCTGATGTTAATAATTTAGTGGATAATGTTGAGGGTAGGTTAGGTACTGATGCACAGTATAGTGGTATTATGTATTCCCATCCAACTAGTTCGATTCATAGCGGACCAAAAGTTTGTTTGTATAAAACTTTACAGACTATGACTGAGAAGGTTGAGAGTCAAATTGGTCTTGCTGAAATATTAAGATCCGTTGACCAAAAAGGTGTTGTTGAGGGTGTTATTAATTCTCACTTCTTACCAGATATGGCAGGAAATATTAGGGCATTTTCAAGACAGAAGGTACGTTGTACGAAGTGTGGAGCTAAGTATAGGCGTATTCCATTATCAGGACAGTGTACTTGTGGTAATGATTTAATTTTAAGTATTTCCAAAGGTTCTGTTCTTAAGTATTTGGATATTTCAAAGGATTTAGCTCATCGTTATCCTATCAGTCCTTATGTAGTGGAGCGTATTGATATTTTAGAGACTGCTATTAATTCTTTATTTGAAAGTGACAAATCTAAACAAAGTTCATTAGACATATTCTTCTAA
- a CDS encoding DUF2971 domain-containing protein — protein sequence MLDNSLNKQWKIDFFKVFATEYDNIQVFEKADKKKFEHFPPVIGNFYEKTVSPEELKNICEGKLKIKKAKLDENYNDIVKIDYLKNIKSQLNNVMHQQIMNLQQEDPTFLSEEEKEIIENADFPFAKLMTVVFSKDTDEMTVEDQQEWKTNMNQFINQQFISGIINIYFTMKLYKDNNYVRLFQTPYNKKELWDEYAGNHKGFCVAYDFKQIKRTNAMNLNRLFPVLYVKEKISEDELDYDVYNYHCASIMKVRNEVTDYDNEWMFIYNHHYTETEYRMLDNLLEPIYHKTMNNPKIQQITFKNYLKEENDELIYKHEDIINDILKILESEEFDSQIHDEFEEVLKITDDEIMFDYMKPEAIYLGIKFPEEKIESYKNIVESTGTRIFQIKEKDGKIFKSII from the coding sequence ATGTTAGATAATTCACTAAATAAACAATGGAAAATAGACTTTTTTAAGGTTTTTGCAACAGAATATGATAATATTCAAGTATTTGAAAAAGCAGACAAAAAAAAGTTCGAACATTTTCCTCCTGTCATAGGAAATTTCTATGAAAAAACAGTAAGTCCTGAAGAATTAAAAAATATTTGTGAAGGAAAGCTAAAAATAAAAAAGGCTAAACTGGATGAAAATTATAATGATATAGTTAAGATAGATTACTTGAAAAATATTAAAAGTCAGCTAAACAATGTAATGCATCAACAAATAATGAATCTTCAACAAGAAGATCCAACATTTCTCTCAGAAGAGGAAAAAGAAATTATTGAAAATGCAGATTTTCCATTTGCAAAACTTATGACTGTTGTATTCTCTAAGGATACTGATGAGATGACAGTTGAAGATCAACAAGAATGGAAAACTAACATGAACCAATTTATTAACCAACAATTCATATCTGGTATAATAAACATATATTTCACGATGAAGTTATACAAGGATAATAATTATGTGCGTTTATTCCAAACACCATATAATAAAAAAGAATTATGGGATGAATATGCAGGTAATCATAAAGGATTTTGTGTTGCTTATGACTTCAAACAAATAAAAAGAACTAACGCAATGAATCTTAACAGATTGTTCCCTGTATTATATGTTAAAGAAAAAATATCTGAAGATGAACTGGATTATGATGTATATAATTATCATTGTGCAAGTATTATGAAAGTAAGAAATGAAGTAACAGATTATGATAATGAATGGATGTTCATATACAATCATCATTACACTGAAACAGAATACCGAATGTTAGATAATCTTCTTGAACCAATATATCATAAAACAATGAATAATCCTAAAATTCAACAGATAACATTTAAAAACTATTTAAAAGAAGAAAATGATGAATTAATTTATAAACATGAAGATATAATAAATGACATCCTTAAAATATTAGAATCTGAAGAATTCGATAGTCAAATACATGATGAATTTGAAGAAGTACTTAAAATTACGGATGATGAAATCATGTTTGATTACATGAAACCAGAAGCAATATATCTTGGAATAAAATTCCCTGAAGAAAAAATTGAAAGCTACAAAAACATAGTGGAAAGTACTGGCACAAGAATATTTCAAATCAAAGAAAAAGATGGAAAAATATTTAAATCAATAATATAG
- a CDS encoding ATP-dependent DNA ligase, with amino-acid sequence MLYEELVDVYEKIGSTTRRLEKEEIIANFLKTIKHKSPETTYDVTLLLQGKIFPPWSDKEMGVSTQLIIKALSKMLGENTKSIENKLASVGDMGEITEELVSNNKQVTFFKVPLTITKVINNLRKTESITGSNSQNKKLNLILELYSSASPLEAKYITRTITEKLRIGVGEGTLVDAISDAYGIDKEIIDRAYMLSNDLGEVATRAQESIGAVKELSITPGKPIKPMLAQLSPGIRESIEEMGEVVCETKYDGIRVQIHKIGDEIKIFTRRLENVTQALPEIVEYIREALPDEDYIIEGEVIATRDNKPISFQYILQRVKRKYDVEKMREKIPLKIFLFDVLYYKEPVAEQPIGQRRQLLEEIVHTSDDVELSTMKVVSSDNVGDAEELFNWSIDNGHEGIMFKDVSSPYSPGKRGKNMLKFKPVRETLDCVITGGLYGKGKRAKFFGSYLLSLLDSQTGEYKTLVHAATGMDDEMLASLTDRMQQYILSTNEQIVTFKPAVILEVAYSEIVESNEYEAGYSLRFPAIKRVRDDIGLDQVDTLDKLKQMIDLQNN; translated from the coding sequence ATATTATACGAAGAATTAGTGGACGTATATGAAAAAATAGGAAGTACAACTCGAAGATTAGAAAAAGAGGAAATAATAGCCAACTTCCTTAAAACAATAAAACATAAAAGTCCAGAAACAACATATGATGTGACATTATTACTTCAGGGGAAAATATTTCCACCATGGAGTGATAAGGAAATGGGAGTTTCCACACAATTAATCATCAAAGCCTTATCCAAAATGCTTGGAGAAAACACTAAATCCATAGAAAATAAGTTAGCATCAGTAGGGGATATGGGTGAGATAACAGAAGAACTGGTATCAAATAACAAGCAAGTCACTTTCTTCAAAGTTCCTCTAACAATAACAAAGGTAATAAACAATCTTAGAAAAACTGAGTCTATCACGGGAAGTAATTCACAAAACAAAAAATTAAACCTCATACTGGAATTATACAGTTCTGCTTCACCATTAGAAGCAAAATATATAACACGTACAATAACAGAAAAACTGAGAATAGGTGTTGGGGAAGGAACGCTTGTGGATGCAATAAGTGATGCATACGGTATAGATAAAGAAATAATTGATAGGGCATACATGTTATCTAATGATCTTGGGGAAGTAGCCACAAGAGCACAAGAATCTATTGGTGCTGTTAAAGAATTATCAATTACTCCCGGAAAACCTATAAAGCCAATGCTTGCCCAATTAAGTCCGGGTATACGGGAAAGTATTGAGGAAATGGGTGAGGTTGTCTGTGAAACTAAATATGATGGGATACGTGTTCAAATCCATAAAATTGGTGATGAAATAAAAATTTTCACTAGACGTTTAGAAAATGTAACTCAAGCATTACCTGAAATAGTGGAATACATAAGAGAAGCATTACCTGATGAAGATTATATAATTGAGGGAGAAGTAATAGCAACAAGAGATAACAAGCCAATATCTTTCCAGTATATTCTTCAAAGAGTTAAACGAAAATATGATGTTGAAAAAATGAGGGAAAAAATTCCTCTGAAAATATTCTTATTTGATGTATTATATTATAAAGAACCTGTGGCAGAACAACCGATTGGTCAGAGAAGGCAATTACTTGAAGAGATAGTGCACACATCAGATGATGTTGAGTTAAGTACTATGAAAGTAGTGTCTTCGGATAATGTGGGTGATGCTGAAGAATTATTTAACTGGTCTATAGATAATGGGCATGAGGGGATTATGTTTAAAGATGTATCAAGTCCTTATTCTCCGGGTAAACGTGGAAAGAATATGTTAAAATTCAAACCAGTTAGGGAAACTTTGGATTGTGTTATAACTGGTGGATTGTATGGTAAGGGAAAAAGAGCTAAATTCTTTGGTTCTTATTTATTATCATTACTTGATAGTCAAACTGGTGAATATAAAACTCTTGTTCATGCTGCAACGGGGATGGATGATGAAATGTTGGCTTCATTAACGGATCGTATGCAACAGTATATCTTATCTACTAATGAACAAATTGTAACATTTAAACCGGCAGTTATTCTTGAAGTAGCGTATAGTGAAATTGTTGAAAGTAATGAGTACGAGGCAGGGTATTCTTTACGTTTTCCAGCTATTAAAAGAGTGAGGGATGATATTGGTTTGGATCAGGTGGATACTTTGGATAAATTAAAACAAATGATTGACTTACAAAATAATTAA